One part of the Vogesella sp. LIG4 genome encodes these proteins:
- a CDS encoding contractile injection system protein, VgrG/Pvc8 family: protein MNLPGLLASFASAFNQDQRLLTQQLGDGKRWGQTLLPLTLNGEEALAGDYRFRVECLSPDDGIELKTLQGLPVRLGMAGADSSESLHCGVVSSAEALGSDVQIHREGNEEP, encoded by the coding sequence ATGAACCTCCCCGGCCTGCTCGCCAGCTTCGCGTCCGCCTTCAACCAGGACCAGCGCCTGCTCACCCAGCAACTGGGCGACGGCAAACGCTGGGGCCAGACACTGCTGCCGCTGACTCTCAACGGCGAGGAGGCGCTGGCCGGCGACTACCGCTTCCGCGTCGAGTGCCTGTCGCCGGATGACGGCATCGAACTGAAAACGCTGCAGGGTCTGCCGGTGCGGCTCGGCATGGCCGGCGCCGACAGCAGCGAGAGCCTCCACTGCGGCGTGGTCAGCAGCGCCGAGGCGCTGGGCAGCGATGTACAGATACATCGAGAGGGGAATGAGGAGCCATGA
- a CDS encoding acyl carrier protein: MFAIPEDRLSAIQPDQNLFQEAGIDSLEAFEAVIAIHELLGVEIPKEIDPSRLGTLDSISTYLQEQYPPEVLDSFFHWLFHPLRAELLARRIPA; the protein is encoded by the coding sequence ATGTTTGCCATTCCCGAGGATAGACTCTCGGCGATCCAACCTGATCAAAACCTGTTTCAGGAGGCCGGTATCGACTCCTTGGAAGCATTTGAGGCCGTTATTGCCATCCATGAGCTGCTCGGTGTCGAAATCCCCAAGGAAATTGATCCGTCGCGTCTGGGCACGCTGGACAGCATCAGCACCTATCTGCAAGAACAGTATCCACCGGAAGTACTGGACAGCTTCTTTCACTGGCTTTTCCATCCATTACGAGCAGAACTACTCGCAAGGCGTATTCCTGCTTGA
- the tssA gene encoding type VI secretion system protein TssA: MTLEQLLAPIAGPQAAGEDMSYSALFDQIREARRSDDPSLAQGDWEQTLKLAEWPRVVRLSEQALIEHSKDLQLLVWYAEAQVKVGGLAGLQLALAALGGWLQQYWDSGYPELDPHDLDERLGKLEWLNLQLGQAIRELPLTRPEFGGYSWLQWQQSREVENLGLKNPEAREAAIAEGKLAGDTFDKAAQQSGASWFQQCMEQLVAVLQAYEALDEAIVQRFGDQAPSLAELRNAIYACQDLVLRYRQQLGGGPAGSTPPATTVTEEKPVNQPAPSPAPVAAPAVVFNGSIANRQQAVQMLTEVARYFRHNEPHSPVSLLAERAARWAEMSLEEWLQHVVKDDSTLRQLQELLDVRAE, translated from the coding sequence ATGACACTGGAACAACTTCTGGCCCCGATTGCGGGGCCGCAGGCGGCTGGCGAGGACATGAGCTATTCGGCGCTGTTCGACCAGATCCGCGAGGCGCGCCGCAGCGATGACCCGTCGCTGGCGCAGGGCGACTGGGAGCAGACTCTGAAACTGGCCGAATGGCCCAGGGTGGTCAGGCTGAGCGAACAGGCGCTGATCGAACACAGCAAGGATCTGCAGCTGCTGGTGTGGTACGCCGAGGCGCAGGTGAAAGTAGGGGGCCTGGCCGGCCTGCAGCTGGCGCTGGCGGCGCTGGGTGGCTGGCTGCAGCAGTACTGGGACAGCGGCTACCCGGAGCTGGACCCACACGACCTGGACGAGCGGCTGGGCAAGCTGGAATGGCTCAATCTACAGCTGGGGCAGGCGATACGCGAATTGCCGCTGACGCGGCCGGAGTTCGGCGGCTACAGCTGGCTGCAGTGGCAGCAGTCGCGCGAAGTGGAGAACCTGGGGCTGAAGAACCCGGAAGCGCGCGAGGCCGCCATTGCCGAAGGCAAGCTGGCCGGCGATACCTTCGACAAGGCTGCGCAGCAGTCGGGGGCAAGCTGGTTCCAGCAATGCATGGAACAACTGGTGGCGGTGCTGCAAGCCTACGAGGCGCTGGATGAGGCCATTGTGCAGCGCTTTGGCGATCAGGCCCCCAGCCTGGCCGAGCTGCGCAATGCCATCTATGCCTGCCAGGATCTGGTGCTGCGCTACCGTCAGCAACTGGGCGGCGGCCCGGCCGGCAGTACGCCGCCTGCCACTACCGTAACCGAGGAGAAGCCCGTGAATCAGCCCGCTCCCAGCCCCGCCCCCGTGGCCGCTCCGGCCGTGGTGTTCAACGGCAGCATCGCCAACCGCCAGCAGGCGGTGCAGATGCTCACCGAGGTGGCGCGCTACTTCCGCCACAACGAGCCGCACAGCCCGGTATCTCTGTTGGCGGAGCGTGCCGCGCGCTGGGCGGAAATGAGCCTGGAAGAATGGCTGCAGCACGTGGTGAAGGACGACTCCACCCTGCGCCAGCTGCAGGAGCTGTTGGACGTGCGCGCGGAGTAA
- the tssF gene encoding type VI secretion system baseplate subunit TssF, with product MLESLLPYYERELGHLRELSGEFARRYPKIAGRLQLEGDQCEDPHTERLIEAFAFLTARVHKKLDDDYPEVATSFLDVMYPHYLQPMPAATVVQFECDAQRPEIGKRYRIERGQQVLAPAIQGVNCKFRSVYPVDLYPLQLQEAKLELTSGSPYLRGLAPDAAAVLTLKLQTQGGVALNSIDLQSLRFFLDGEPALMHLLYELLLSDVLRVQAGDGSEDPARTRMLAADSLQAVGFGADEGMLEYDERSFLGYRLLSEYFSYPDKFLFIDLLNLAPLVARLQGDTLLLRIQLRDYPDSERHHRLQSQLQPAHLKLGCTPLINLFTQPGEPIRVTHQKSSYPVLTDARKQLAYEVVQIRRVVRVEKSGEGDSSEEVPPFYATRHGSVQAPRFYWHATREPSVRQGDRGTDMALHLVDLQFDAVRPAGEVLSLELLCSNRDLPEQIPFGGSQASQRTDLQLPGHSVVKRVRLLRKPGASQRSPLGRALQWRLISHLSLNYMSIVDAGREALQEMLTLYNLGDAAANVRQIQGIVGIGSQPAVQRVNGRHFAGFVRGTEITLTLDADYYVGGSVYLFASVLERFFALYCAPNSFTRLRVHTVQRDEAVVVWPARAGEALVI from the coding sequence ATGCTCGAATCCCTCCTCCCCTATTACGAACGCGAGCTCGGCCATCTGCGCGAGCTGTCGGGCGAGTTCGCCCGCCGTTACCCCAAGATCGCCGGCCGCTTGCAGCTGGAAGGCGATCAGTGTGAAGACCCGCATACCGAGCGGCTGATCGAGGCATTCGCCTTTCTGACGGCGCGGGTGCACAAGAAGCTGGATGACGACTACCCCGAGGTGGCCACCAGCTTCCTGGACGTGATGTACCCGCACTACCTGCAGCCGATGCCGGCGGCCACCGTGGTGCAGTTCGAGTGCGATGCGCAGCGGCCGGAGATCGGCAAGCGCTACCGTATCGAGCGCGGGCAGCAGGTGCTGGCGCCGGCCATCCAGGGGGTGAACTGCAAGTTCCGCAGCGTCTACCCGGTGGACCTGTACCCACTGCAGCTGCAGGAAGCCAAGCTGGAGCTGACCAGCGGCTCGCCCTACCTGCGCGGCCTGGCACCGGATGCGGCGGCGGTGCTGACGCTGAAGCTGCAGACCCAGGGCGGGGTGGCGCTGAACAGCATCGATCTGCAGTCGCTGCGCTTTTTCCTGGATGGCGAGCCGGCGCTGATGCACCTGCTGTACGAGCTGCTGCTGTCCGACGTGCTGCGGGTGCAGGCAGGCGACGGCAGCGAGGACCCGGCGCGCACCCGCATGTTGGCCGCAGACAGCCTGCAGGCGGTGGGCTTCGGCGCCGACGAGGGCATGCTGGAGTATGACGAGCGTTCTTTCCTGGGCTACCGGCTGCTGTCGGAGTACTTCAGCTACCCGGACAAATTCCTGTTCATCGACCTGCTGAACCTGGCGCCGCTGGTGGCGCGGCTGCAGGGCGACACGCTGCTGCTGCGCATCCAGCTGCGCGACTACCCGGACAGCGAGCGCCATCACCGCCTGCAAAGCCAGCTGCAGCCTGCGCACCTCAAACTGGGCTGCACGCCGCTGATCAACCTGTTCACCCAGCCGGGCGAACCCATTCGCGTTACGCACCAGAAAAGCAGCTACCCGGTGCTGACCGACGCGCGCAAGCAGCTGGCCTACGAGGTGGTGCAGATCCGCCGCGTGGTAAGGGTGGAAAAATCCGGCGAGGGCGACAGCAGCGAGGAGGTGCCGCCGTTCTACGCCACCCGCCACGGCAGCGTACAGGCGCCGCGCTTCTACTGGCATGCCACGCGCGAGCCTTCGGTGCGCCAGGGCGACCGCGGCACCGACATGGCGCTGCACCTGGTGGATCTGCAGTTCGACGCGGTGCGTCCGGCGGGCGAGGTGCTGAGCCTGGAGCTGCTGTGCAGCAACCGCGACCTGCCGGAGCAGATTCCGTTTGGCGGCAGCCAGGCCAGCCAGCGTACCGATCTGCAGCTGCCGGGGCACTCGGTGGTGAAGCGCGTGCGCCTGCTGCGCAAGCCGGGCGCCAGCCAGCGCAGCCCGCTGGGGCGGGCGCTGCAGTGGCGGCTGATCTCGCATCTGTCGCTCAACTACATGTCCATCGTCGATGCCGGGCGCGAGGCGCTGCAGGAGATGCTCACCCTGTACAACCTGGGCGATGCTGCGGCCAACGTGCGGCAGATCCAGGGCATTGTCGGCATCGGCAGCCAGCCGGCGGTGCAGCGCGTCAACGGCCGGCACTTCGCCGGCTTCGTGCGCGGCACCGAGATTACGCTGACGCTGGACGCCGACTACTACGTGGGCGGCAGCGTCTACCTGTTCGCCTCGGTGCTGGAACGCTTCTTTGCGCTGTACTGCGCACCCAACAGCTTCACCCGCCTGCGGGTGCATACCGTGCAGCGCGACGAGGCGGTGGTGGTATGGCCGGCGCGTGCCGGCGAAGCGCTGGTGATCTGA
- the tssH gene encoding type VI secretion system ATPase TssH: protein MSVPLKSLIERLTPPARHCVEQAASRALARTHFDIEIEHVLLTMLDQSDNAAIAALLAAGADLPTLQQGLERVLDGFRSGNSRNPVLSAWLPKWLEKAWLLASAEFGQDSVSTLDLLLALLRDDSLRPAVQSGCPALLQLDAGRLLPAYAALRQHGGEGATAAPAANPAAAEAPRAARGGAALDKYTIDLTAQARAGKIDPVLGRDVEIRQMIDILMRRRQNNPILTGEPGVGKTAVVEGLARKIVHGEVPPVLAGVTLRTLDLGLLQAGASVKGEFENRLRQVIDEVKASPVPIILFIDEAHTLIGAGGAAGQNDAANLLKPALARGELRTIAATTWAEYKKYFEKDAALARRFQVVKVEEPAPEIAVQMVRGLAQAMAEHHQVEILEEAVAAAVHLSSRYITGRQLPDKAISVLDTACARVALSRAGKPGPIEDVAVLIANVEREIAALQREEGHAERIGELETRRVQLQDDLAQLNTAWQAQQQLVAEIDATRQQPAETRAGKGRKPGPLQSKRRALRDLQQTQPLAFECVDESVIADVISGWTGIPLGRMVSNELAQVQQLARLLGERVIGQDHALRQIAERVQIAKAGLEDPGKPKGVFLLVGPSGVGKTETALALAEALYGGERNLVTVNMSEYQEAHSVSGLKGSPPGYVGYGEGGVLTEAVRRKPYSVVLLDEVEKAHPDVLELFFQVFDKGVLEDSEGREVDFKNTIILLTSNAGTELVMRACEHGVTVEGETRDPDAEDLVEVLRPTLQQVFKPAFLGRLSIVPYFPINDDVLHAIVQQKLERIRQRIASNHGAQVEFPDELAAAMAARCLDVDSGARNADAILTRTLLAQISSDLLARMASGKPVKKIAVALKGEALKVRVS from the coding sequence ATGTCGGTACCTTTGAAATCCCTGATCGAGCGCCTGACTCCGCCGGCGCGCCACTGCGTCGAGCAGGCGGCCAGCCGGGCGCTGGCGCGCACCCATTTCGACATCGAGATCGAGCATGTGCTGCTGACCATGCTGGACCAGAGCGACAACGCCGCCATCGCCGCGCTGCTGGCCGCCGGCGCCGATCTGCCCACGCTGCAGCAGGGGCTGGAGCGGGTGCTGGATGGTTTCCGTAGCGGCAACAGCCGCAACCCGGTGCTGTCTGCCTGGCTGCCCAAGTGGCTGGAAAAGGCCTGGCTGCTGGCCAGCGCGGAGTTCGGCCAGGACAGCGTTTCCACCCTGGACCTGCTGCTGGCGCTGCTGCGTGACGACAGCCTGCGCCCGGCGGTGCAGAGTGGTTGCCCGGCGCTGCTGCAGCTGGATGCCGGCCGCTTGCTGCCGGCCTATGCCGCGCTGCGCCAGCATGGCGGCGAAGGCGCCACCGCAGCGCCTGCGGCCAACCCAGCAGCCGCCGAGGCGCCCCGGGCGGCGCGCGGCGGCGCCGCGCTGGACAAATACACCATCGACCTCACCGCCCAGGCGCGCGCCGGCAAGATCGACCCGGTGCTGGGCCGCGATGTCGAAATCCGCCAGATGATAGACATCCTGATGCGCCGCCGGCAGAACAACCCCATCCTCACCGGCGAGCCCGGCGTGGGCAAGACCGCGGTGGTGGAAGGGCTGGCGCGCAAGATCGTGCATGGCGAGGTGCCGCCGGTGCTTGCCGGCGTCACGCTGCGCACGCTGGACCTGGGCCTGCTGCAGGCCGGTGCCAGCGTGAAGGGCGAGTTCGAGAACCGCCTGCGCCAGGTCATCGACGAGGTGAAGGCCAGCCCGGTGCCCATCATCCTGTTCATCGATGAGGCGCACACCCTGATCGGCGCCGGCGGCGCGGCGGGGCAGAACGATGCGGCCAACCTGCTCAAGCCGGCACTGGCGCGCGGCGAGCTGCGCACCATCGCCGCCACCACCTGGGCGGAGTACAAGAAATACTTCGAGAAGGACGCCGCGCTGGCGCGCCGCTTCCAGGTGGTGAAGGTGGAGGAGCCGGCACCGGAGATCGCGGTGCAGATGGTGCGCGGCCTGGCGCAGGCCATGGCCGAGCATCACCAGGTGGAAATCCTGGAAGAAGCGGTAGCGGCGGCGGTGCACCTGTCCAGCCGCTACATCACCGGCCGCCAGCTGCCGGACAAGGCCATCAGCGTGCTGGACACCGCCTGCGCCCGCGTGGCGCTGTCGCGCGCCGGCAAGCCGGGGCCGATCGAAGACGTGGCGGTGCTGATCGCCAACGTGGAGCGCGAGATCGCCGCACTGCAGCGCGAGGAAGGCCACGCCGAGCGCATCGGCGAGCTGGAAACCCGCCGCGTGCAGCTGCAGGACGACCTGGCGCAGCTGAATACCGCTTGGCAGGCGCAGCAGCAGCTGGTGGCCGAGATCGACGCCACCCGCCAGCAGCCGGCCGAAACCCGCGCCGGCAAGGGCCGTAAGCCCGGTCCGCTGCAGAGCAAGCGCCGCGCGCTGCGCGATCTGCAGCAGACGCAGCCGCTGGCGTTCGAGTGCGTGGACGAAAGCGTGATCGCCGACGTGATTTCCGGCTGGACCGGCATTCCGCTGGGGCGCATGGTCAGCAACGAGCTGGCGCAGGTACAGCAGCTGGCGCGCCTGCTGGGAGAACGGGTGATCGGCCAGGATCACGCGCTACGGCAGATTGCCGAGCGGGTGCAGATTGCCAAGGCCGGGCTGGAAGACCCGGGCAAACCCAAAGGCGTGTTCCTGCTGGTGGGGCCGTCCGGCGTGGGCAAGACCGAAACCGCGCTGGCGCTGGCTGAGGCGCTGTATGGCGGCGAGCGTAATCTGGTCACCGTCAATATGTCGGAATACCAGGAGGCGCACAGCGTCTCCGGGCTGAAGGGCTCGCCGCCGGGCTATGTCGGCTACGGCGAGGGTGGCGTGCTGACCGAGGCGGTGCGGCGCAAGCCTTACTCCGTGGTGCTGCTGGACGAAGTGGAAAAAGCGCATCCGGACGTGCTGGAGCTGTTCTTCCAGGTATTCGACAAGGGTGTGCTGGAGGACAGCGAAGGCCGCGAGGTGGACTTCAAGAACACCATCATCCTGCTCACCTCCAACGCCGGCACCGAGCTGGTGATGCGCGCCTGCGAGCATGGCGTGACGGTGGAAGGCGAAACCCGCGACCCCGATGCGGAAGACCTGGTGGAAGTGTTGCGGCCAACCCTGCAGCAGGTGTTCAAGCCGGCCTTCCTCGGCCGCCTGAGCATCGTGCCCTATTTCCCCATCAACGACGACGTGCTGCATGCCATCGTGCAGCAGAAGCTGGAGCGCATCCGCCAGCGCATCGCCAGCAATCACGGCGCGCAGGTGGAGTTCCCGGACGAGCTGGCCGCGGCCATGGCTGCGCGTTGCCTGGACGTGGACAGCGGCGCGCGCAACGCCGACGCCATCCTCACCCGCACCCTGCTGGCGCAGATCTCCAGCGACCTGCTGGCGCGCATGGCCAGCGGCAAGCCGGTGAAGAAGATTGCCGTGGCGCTGAAGGGCGAGGCACTCAAGGTGCGCGTGAGCTAA
- a CDS encoding peptidoglycan-binding domain-containing protein, whose protein sequence is MGSKNLEDLEPEFQKSLRNFIEALKEAGAVVRVAATYRPPERAWLMHWSHLLSRGEVNASKIPAKLGVGIQWGHGEESKSIAAAKEMAEIFEISHLGTSPAIISRHTQRKAVDMNVSWSGSLVVCDATGNSITIDTEPKTGMSEKLHAVGKSYGVIKFWKGAKDKPHWSVDRR, encoded by the coding sequence TTGGGTAGCAAAAATCTTGAAGATTTAGAACCTGAGTTTCAAAAGTCATTGCGCAATTTTATTGAGGCTCTGAAAGAGGCGGGGGCTGTCGTAAGAGTTGCAGCAACGTACCGTCCCCCAGAACGTGCATGGCTGATGCATTGGTCTCACCTTTTGTCGAGAGGGGAGGTAAACGCCTCCAAGATTCCTGCGAAGTTGGGGGTTGGTATTCAATGGGGTCATGGTGAGGAAAGTAAATCAATTGCTGCAGCTAAAGAGATGGCGGAAATTTTCGAAATCTCCCATTTGGGTACCTCTCCCGCAATTATTAGTAGGCATACGCAGCGTAAAGCTGTGGATATGAATGTTTCCTGGAGTGGAAGCTTGGTTGTTTGTGATGCAACTGGAAATTCTATCACTATCGATACTGAGCCAAAAACTGGGATGAGTGAAAAATTACATGCGGTGGGGAAATCATATGGGGTGATAAAATTCTGGAAAGGTGCTAAAGATAAGCCACATTGGAGTGTAGACAGACGATGA
- a CDS encoding PAAR domain-containing protein encodes MKRVIRLGDPTSHGGQVVSAASTTTLFGKQVALLGDKVTCPQQGHVNCTIVEGDGSWLVGGKPVALEGHKVSCGAVLISTMPEVLRS; translated from the coding sequence ATGAAACGAGTGATTCGACTGGGCGACCCCACCAGCCACGGCGGCCAGGTGGTCAGCGCCGCATCCACCACCACGCTGTTCGGCAAACAGGTGGCGCTGCTGGGCGACAAGGTGACCTGCCCGCAGCAGGGCCACGTCAACTGCACCATCGTCGAAGGCGACGGCAGCTGGCTGGTAGGCGGCAAGCCGGTGGCGCTGGAGGGGCACAAGGTCAGCTGCGGCGCAGTATTGATTTCTACTATGCCGGAGGTTTTACGTAGTTAG
- the tssG gene encoding type VI secretion system baseplate subunit TssG — MSEHLATLAARPLSRRQPRDLRQALAQDASQFSFFQAVRILGLCEGTRRARRTLPPQLRFRTLASLSFPASELVQYRPQAEEGAAPAEMTVSFMGLTGPSGALPTAYTELLLERRQQYRDDTLHAFLDLFSHRAVALFYQAWRKYRFWLAEEAGEQDGFGRNLLDLAGLGLGRLRGQAAQDGLLDERLFIYFSGLLSQKPLSALTLQTLVSGLFGVRAQLLQFAGQWLAVPLAEQSQLGGSNSELGLSLFAGDRQWDRQTRLQLKLCGLRRAQFDALLPGGSGAQALQALLQYAVGHQLAVDVCLELDKRDVPPARLDAEQPLRLGASSWLGPQQQDPDDVRYALLH; from the coding sequence ATGTCTGAGCACCTTGCCACGTTGGCCGCACGGCCGCTGTCGCGCCGCCAGCCGCGCGATTTGCGCCAGGCGCTGGCGCAGGACGCCAGCCAGTTCAGCTTCTTCCAGGCGGTGCGCATCCTCGGCCTGTGCGAAGGCACGCGCCGCGCACGCCGCACCCTGCCGCCGCAGCTGCGTTTCCGCACCCTGGCCAGCCTGTCGTTTCCTGCCAGCGAGTTGGTGCAGTACCGCCCGCAGGCGGAGGAGGGCGCGGCGCCAGCCGAGATGACGGTGAGCTTCATGGGCCTCACCGGCCCCAGCGGCGCGCTGCCCACCGCCTACACCGAGCTGTTGCTGGAGCGGCGGCAGCAATACCGCGACGACACCCTGCACGCCTTCCTGGACCTGTTCAGCCACCGTGCGGTGGCGCTGTTCTACCAGGCCTGGCGCAAGTACCGCTTCTGGCTGGCCGAGGAGGCCGGTGAGCAGGACGGCTTCGGCCGCAACCTGCTCGACCTGGCCGGGCTGGGCCTGGGGCGGCTGCGCGGCCAGGCGGCGCAGGACGGCCTGCTGGACGAGCGGCTGTTCATCTATTTCTCCGGCCTGCTGAGCCAGAAACCACTGTCGGCGCTGACATTGCAGACGCTGGTGTCCGGCCTGTTCGGCGTGCGCGCGCAGCTGCTGCAGTTCGCCGGCCAGTGGCTGGCGGTGCCGCTGGCGGAGCAGAGCCAGCTGGGCGGCAGCAACAGCGAGCTGGGGCTGTCGCTGTTTGCCGGCGACCGGCAGTGGGATCGCCAGACCCGGCTGCAGCTGAAGCTGTGTGGCCTGCGCCGCGCGCAGTTCGATGCACTGCTGCCGGGCGGCAGCGGCGCACAGGCGCTGCAGGCGCTGCTGCAGTACGCAGTGGGGCACCAGCTGGCGGTGGACGTGTGCCTGGAGCTGGACAAACGCGACGTGCCGCCGGCGCGTCTGGACGCTGAGCAGCCGCTACGGCTGGGCGCCAGCAGCTGGCTGGGGCCGCAGCAGCAGGACCCGGACGATGTGCGCTACGCATTGCTGCATTAG